The following proteins come from a genomic window of Lycium ferocissimum isolate CSIRO_LF1 chromosome 4, AGI_CSIRO_Lferr_CH_V1, whole genome shotgun sequence:
- the LOC132053391 gene encoding putative pentatricopeptide repeat-containing protein At1g03510, translating into MYTQSRAPKSYKTMGSFSSNFLRLLSQTKLLTSHVNKGQHQQALSLFHQIHSTLSLSLDPFVFPLALKSCAALNFPQLGATIHAYTYKAAFASNPFVACALVGMYGKCVSLTYARQLFDEMPERNVVVWNAMIALYARENDIGSALELFRAMNVAVEPNSSTFNAIIAGLAETEDGFSKAVSCYREMGKMGLRPNLITVLALLRACIGKADVNLIEQIQGYSIRNDIDPDPQLRSGLIEAYGRCGCLEKAHQVFVSMRERDVVAWSSLISVYALHGQAGPALEVFKQMEKANVRPDGITFLGVLKACSHAGLADEAQVYFSRMRVRYGVEANSDHYACLIDVLSRAGRLHQAYDVIRKMPVKVTAKAWGALLASCRTYGEVELAEIAGRALFEVEPENPANFVILARIYASNGQFEEAERLRREMIKRGMKSAPGSSWVVHQD; encoded by the coding sequence ATGTATACTCAAAGCAGGGCGCCAAAATCCTACAAAACAATGGGttcattttcttcaaacttcctACGTTTGCTCTCTCAAACAAAACTCTTAACATCTCATGTCAATAAAGGCCAACACCAACAAGCCCTTTCTCTATTCCACCAAATCCATTCCACTCTTTCCCTTTCTCTCGACCCTTTCGTATTCCCTCTCGCCCTCAAATCATGCGCCGCGCTGAATTTCCCTCAGCTCGGCGCAACCATTCACGCTTACACATACAAAGCAGCCTTTGCATCCAATCCGTTTGTCGCTTGCGCTTTAGTCGGCATGTACGGGAAATGTGTGTCCCTCACGTATGCGCGCCAACTGTTCGATGAAATGCCTGAGAGAAATGTTGTCGTTTGGAACGCGATGATTGCGCTTTACGCTCGTGAGAATGATATTGGGAGCGCGTTGGAGTTGTTTCGGGCGATGAATGTTGCGGTGGAGCCTAATTCGTCCACGTTTAATGCGATTATCGCGGGGTTGGCGGAGACGGAGGACGGGTTTTCTAAGGCCGTTTCGTGTTACCGAGAGATGGGGAAGATGGGTTTGAGGCCGAATTTGATTACCGTTCTTGCGCTTTTACGCGCTTGTATTGGTAAGGCGGATGTGAATTTGATCGAACAGATTCAGGGGTATTCGATAAGGAACGATATTGATCCGGACCCGCAATTGAGGAGCGGGTTAATCGAGGCGTACGGGCGTTGCGGGTGTCTTGAAAAAGCCCATCAGGTGTTTGTTAGTATGAGGGAAAGGGATGTAGTTGCTTGGAGTAGTTTGATCTCGGTATATGCGTTACACGGGCAGGCGGGGCCCGCGCTTGAAGTGTTTAAGCAAATGGAAAAGGCCAATGTGAGGCCTGATGGAATTACTTTTCTTGGGGTTTTGAAAGCTTGTAGTCATGCTGGACTAGCTGATGAAGCACAGGTGTATTTTTCTCGTATGCGAGTTCGATATGGTGTTGAAGCGAACAGCGATCACTACGCGTGTTTGATCGATGTGTTGAGTAGGGCGGGGAGATTGCATCAGGCGTATGACGTTATTAGGAAAATGCCGGTGAAAGTGACTGCGAAAGCTTGGGGAGCATTACTTGCTTCTTGTCGAACTTATGGAGAAGTCGAGCTGGCAGAAATAGCTGGACGAGCGTTGTTTGAAGTAGAGCCAGAGAATCCTGCTAATTTTGTGATACTGGCAAGAATTTATGCTAGTAATGGGCAGTTTGAGGAAGCGGAAAGACTTAGAAGAGAGATGATCAAGAGGGGCATGAAATCAGCTCCTGGTAGCAGTTGGGTAGTACATCAAGATTGA
- the LOC132054130 gene encoding uncharacterized protein LOC132054130, with product MSITLSALSSSIPSLNKTHKIPLNTYPHNQILDFPLSITRINPLTHKYCGLFGSKCGFSLSRRNGVVVKAENSGVDNGNKSVENKAENEVRGESTMPDRFRYLMKEAQDKPVRWPWFIALAFLLYAWRTVLWELGNWKKAVGAVLRFLIYIPKLALSIIYYFMGDQITAIIRFIESTLYSLRAFYSSIIAYAPIQELTTIIVLASCVLAIAEATVPDSVNSQQYLLTAAGIMGYAAVRGYISELFFWFLLVGLFVFSRFIKKRDYVSSALPAAAALAAVGEPWVRFVVMVSYAALAIVQHSKMPLNKSEGENIGAVRKVPFPLICAAMAIGVRLAAKWAGYRHLTWMIV from the exons ATGTCTATTACACTCTCAGCTCTCTCATCTTCAATCCCATCTCTCAATAAAACCCACAAAATCCCTTTAAACACTTACCCTCATAACCAAATTCTTGATTTTCCCTTATCTATAACCAGAATTAACCCTCTAACACACAAATATTGTGGGCTTTTTGGTAGTAAATGTGGGTTTTCATTAAGTAGGAGAAATGGGGTTGTTGTAAAAGCTGAGAATAGTGGAGTAGATAATGGAAACAAGAGTGTTGAAAACAAAGCTGAAAATGAGGTACGTGGAGAGAGTACAATGCCGGATAGATTTAGGTATTTGATGAAAGAAGCTCAAGATAAACCTGTTAGATGGCCTTGGTTCATAG CATTGGCCTTTCTTCTATATGCCTGGAGGACTGTCTTGTGGGAACTGGGTAACTGGAAAAAGGCTGTCGGTGCTGTCTTGCGATTTCTCATTTACATCCCGAAACTTGCATTGTCCATTATATACTACTTCATGGGGGATCAGATCACAGCTATAATTAGATTTATCGAATCAACACTTTACTCCCTTCGAGCTTTCTACTCCAGTATAATTGCATATGCACCAATTCAAGAGCTGACAACAATCATCGTTTTAGCATCTTGTGTACTTGCTATTGCTGAAGCGACGGTTCCAGATTCCGTGAACAGCCAACAATACCTTCTAACAGCAGCTGGAATAATGGGATATGCTGCTGTGAGAGGTTATATCTCGGAGCTGTTCTTTTGGTTTTTACTCGTAGGCTTGTTTGTCTTTTCTcgatttattaaaaaaagagaCTATGTGTCTTCTGCATTGCCTGCTGCTGCTGCATTAGCTGCGGTGGGAGAACCTTGGGTTAGATTTGTAGTAATGGTTTCTTACGCTGCTTTGGCGATTGTGCAACATTCTAAGATGCCTTTGAATAAAAGTGAAGGTGAAAATATCGGTGCAGTTAGGAAGGTCCCGTTTCCTTTGATATGTGCTGCAATGGCTATTGGTGTCCGACTTGCTGCAAAGTGGGCTGGTTATCGTCATTTGACTTGGATGATCGTTTGA
- the LOC132053390 gene encoding F-box protein At3g07870-like, with amino-acid sequence MSDPNPYFPPDLLIEILLKLPVKSLIRFLIISKSWYSLITDTSFISTHLNQKIKNTQSTLLVRHYNNSHNKEHYSLFQDIKNTPFSLNFSTELNFPLNCQLGYFRIVGTCNGVVCLCDDLFGELKSLVLWNPSIQKITTLPLPLINPQSPHMFVLGFGGTTTTTTNNNVDDVEYKLVRLVYHKKNDDGFARYNIPPEVEIFSINTMVWRRVIGVEVKHFLVEFMWSQVFLNGAVHWIAYDVDSANGGVRSLVMSFSVGDEVFKAIMLPEGLVSEIATNLSVMVFEGLLCVVKYQREIDGGSCEVWVMKNYGVLESWSRLYRINLVEDMEKVVGFRSNGEVLFSTKGNEMVCYDPNSGDKKDLGIRGSSRSFYVQNYVESLVLLKGNGVVSDEFLEGMGSLSMQ; translated from the coding sequence ATGAGTGATCCTAACCCCTACTTTCCACCAGATTTACTAATCGAAATCCTCCTTAAACTCCCTGTTAAATCCTTAATCCGCTTCTTAATCATCTCCAAATCATGGTATTCCTTAATCACAGACACTTCTTTCATCTCAACACACCTAAACCAAAAAATCAAGAATACCCAAAGTACCCTTCTTGTTCGTCATTACAATAATAGCCACAATAAAGAACATTATTCATTATTCCAAGACATTAAGAACACACCCTTTTCATTGAATTTTTCAACTGAATTGAATTTTCCATTAAACTGTCAACTTGGGTATTTTAGAATTGTTGGTACATGTAATGGTGTTGTTTGTTTATGTGATGATTTGTTTGGTGAGTTAAAAAGTTTAGTTTTATGGAATCCTTCTATTCAAAAGATTACAACTTTACCCTTACCTTTAATTAATCCTCAGTCACCCCATATGTTTGTTCTTGGATTTGGTggtactactactactactactaataataatgttgatgatgttgagtATAAGTTGGTTAGACTTGTgtatcataaaaaaaatgatgatggtTTTGCTAGGTATAATATTCCACCTGAAGTTGAGATTTTTTCGATTAATACTATGGTTTGGAGGAGAGTTATAGGAGTTGAGGTTAAGCATTTTTTGGTTGAGTTTATGTGGTCACAGGTTTTCTTGAATGGAGCTGTACATTGGATAGCGTATGATGTGGACTCCGCGAACGGTGGGGTCCGGAGTTTAGTTATGTCGTTTAGTGTAGGTGATGAGGTGTTTAAGGCGATTATGTTGCCGGAGGGTTTAGTTAGTGAGATCGCGACGAATTTATCGGTTATGGTGTTTGAGGGGTTGCTTTGTGTTGTTAAGTATCAGAGGGAGATTGATGGTGGTTCGTGTGAAGTGTGGGTGATGAAGAATTACGGGGTTTTGGAATCTTGGAGTAGATTGTATCGGATAAATTTGGTTGAGGATATGGAGAAAGTAGTTGGATTTAGGAGTAACGGTGAGGTTTTGTTTTCGACTAAGGGGAATGAGATGGTTTGTTATGATCCGAATAGTGGAGACAAGAAGGATCTTGGTATTCGAGGGAGCTCTCGTTCGTTTTATGTTCAGAATTATGTGGAATCGCTTGTTTTACTGAAAGGGAATGGTGTTGTTTCGGATGAATTCTTGGAAGGAATGGGAAGTTTATCGATGCAATAA